A genomic region of Streptosporangium lutulentum contains the following coding sequences:
- a CDS encoding carboxymuconolactone decarboxylase family protein, with product MEARMKSTANPDVSTAIQHLYKAVHAGGVDPRLLELVHLRASQINGCSPCVFAGIASAKKHGETDERLHNVVTWRETPFFTEEERAALALTEAATRIQDGAPGVTDEIWDVAAAHFDENQLSAITLNIAMTTFFNTINRTIREQAGKTW from the coding sequence ATGGAAGCACGTATGAAGAGCACGGCGAATCCCGACGTGTCCACCGCGATCCAGCACCTCTATAAGGCTGTTCACGCCGGTGGCGTCGACCCGCGCTTGCTCGAACTGGTCCACCTGAGGGCCAGCCAGATCAACGGCTGCAGCCCGTGCGTTTTCGCTGGGATCGCGTCGGCCAAGAAGCACGGAGAGACCGATGAGCGGCTGCACAACGTGGTCACGTGGCGCGAGACACCCTTCTTCACCGAGGAGGAGCGGGCCGCGCTCGCGCTGACCGAGGCCGCCACCCGAATCCAGGACGGCGCGCCGGGCGTGACCGACGAGATCTGGGACGTCGCCGCCGCCCACTTCGACGAGAACCAGCTGTCCGCGATCACCCTGAACATCGCGATGACCACCTTCTTCAACACGATCAACCGCACGATCCGCGAGCAGGCAGGCAAGACCTGGTGA
- a CDS encoding sigma-70 family RNA polymerase sigma factor has translation MSDPSPTDPVAAAFEAQRDRLRAVAYRMLGSHADAEDAVQEAWLRLSRQDTETIHNLAGWLTTVVGRISLDVLRSRQAHPEASYDDRLPELVVTVDDGPAPEDDVALADSVGLALLVVLESLGPSERLAFVLHDLFAVPFDEIGQILGKSTDATKMLASRARRKVQATERPTATGREQRQVVQAFLAAARRGDFEGLLRVLDPEVRLTVDTPDGVIVTLGATGVAAGAQLGAGAAARGRAVLVNGLPGLVSWREDGAPLSVMAFTVVDGRIAGITVVTDPARLASMDLPDPG, from the coding sequence ATGTCCGACCCCAGCCCGACGGACCCGGTGGCCGCGGCGTTCGAGGCCCAGCGCGACCGGCTGCGAGCGGTCGCCTACCGGATGCTCGGATCGCACGCCGACGCCGAGGACGCGGTCCAGGAGGCCTGGCTGCGGCTCTCCCGCCAGGACACGGAGACCATCCACAACCTCGCCGGCTGGCTGACCACCGTGGTCGGCAGGATCAGCCTCGACGTCCTGCGATCGCGCCAGGCCCATCCTGAGGCGTCCTACGACGACCGGCTGCCCGAGCTCGTCGTGACGGTCGACGACGGCCCTGCGCCAGAGGACGACGTGGCGCTCGCCGACTCGGTCGGGCTCGCGCTCCTCGTCGTCCTCGAGTCTCTCGGACCGAGCGAGCGGCTGGCGTTCGTACTGCACGACCTGTTCGCAGTGCCGTTCGACGAGATCGGCCAGATCCTCGGCAAGTCCACCGACGCCACCAAGATGCTCGCCAGCCGCGCCCGCAGGAAGGTGCAGGCGACCGAGCGGCCGACGGCCACCGGACGGGAGCAGCGACAGGTCGTCCAGGCCTTCCTGGCGGCGGCTCGCCGCGGCGACTTCGAAGGGCTGCTGCGCGTGCTCGACCCCGAGGTGAGGCTGACCGTCGACACCCCCGACGGTGTGATCGTCACCCTCGGCGCCACCGGGGTCGCGGCCGGTGCGCAGCTGGGCGCCGGCGCAGCCGCGCGGGGGCGAGCGGTGCTCGTCAACGGCCTTCCCGGGCTCGTATCTTGGCGCGAGGACGGCGCCCCGCTCTCGGTCATGGCGTTCACCGTCGTCGACGGCCGGATCGCCGGCATCACGGTCGTGACCGACCCGGCCAGGCTCGCGTCGATGGATCTGCCGGATCCGGGGTGA
- a CDS encoding universal stress protein, with the protein MHGFEIGTDGPKVIVVGVDGSDTSLRAGAYAWGLARRQGSEVIFVFVAALGTITAFIPDASVSAIQAQEQVGAELLEQIDDLAKRFHPRVPYSFRTERGDVASVLIKVADEVRADAVVVGASAQAGHRIMGSVAIRLVRAGRWPVTVVP; encoded by the coding sequence ATGCACGGCTTCGAGATTGGCACCGACGGCCCGAAGGTGATCGTCGTCGGCGTCGACGGCTCAGATACCTCGCTCCGCGCCGGCGCCTACGCGTGGGGGCTCGCTCGCCGCCAGGGCTCCGAGGTGATCTTCGTCTTCGTGGCCGCCCTCGGCACGATCACCGCGTTCATCCCCGATGCCAGCGTGTCGGCCATCCAGGCGCAGGAGCAGGTGGGGGCCGAACTGCTCGAACAGATCGACGATCTCGCGAAGCGTTTCCATCCCCGGGTCCCGTACAGCTTCCGGACCGAACGTGGCGACGTCGCGTCCGTACTGATCAAGGTCGCCGACGAGGTCAGAGCCGATGCCGTGGTCGTGGGCGCCTCGGCCCAGGCCGGTCACCGCATCATGGGGTCGGTGGCGATCCGCCTGGTCCGCGCCGGCCGCTGGCCGGTCACCGTCGTGCCCTGA
- a CDS encoding methylenetetrahydrofolate reductase encodes MPDRRFELVCEIEPPTRPDLTRVRHQIGVLSPVADSFLIPDNHIGRATVSSVAVAHEVQAMGARGIACLNSRDRNLLGLRRDLLTAAAYGVERFLFVYGDKPTAGGRTSDLTVRSMIEQARGAAEDPAFAGCRPFQIGVTSGLRPVPAWKSAADFVFVQVSYSVDALLRWRESVSLQVPVYAGVMVLASAGMARNLAAAIPDIDIPAQLVDDVERDRGAGVEAACEQILAIRDSGAFDGVHLVPVSRYREVAARLEREL; translated from the coding sequence ATGCCTGATCGCCGTTTCGAGTTGGTTTGCGAGATCGAACCCCCTACCCGTCCGGACCTGACGCGGGTGCGCCACCAGATCGGCGTCTTGAGCCCGGTGGCGGACTCGTTCCTCATCCCCGACAACCACATCGGGCGGGCGACCGTGTCGAGTGTGGCGGTCGCCCACGAGGTGCAGGCGATGGGTGCCCGCGGCATCGCGTGCCTGAACTCCCGGGACCGCAACCTGCTGGGGCTCCGCAGGGACCTGCTGACGGCCGCCGCGTACGGGGTGGAGCGGTTCTTGTTCGTCTACGGCGACAAGCCCACCGCGGGCGGGCGTACCAGCGACCTGACGGTGCGGAGCATGATCGAGCAAGCACGTGGCGCGGCCGAGGATCCGGCGTTCGCCGGCTGCCGCCCCTTCCAGATCGGCGTCACGTCCGGCCTGCGCCCGGTTCCCGCGTGGAAGAGCGCGGCGGACTTCGTGTTCGTCCAGGTCAGCTACTCGGTTGACGCGCTGCTGCGCTGGCGCGAGAGCGTCTCCCTGCAGGTTCCCGTCTATGCCGGGGTGATGGTGCTGGCCAGCGCGGGCATGGCCCGCAACCTGGCGGCCGCCATCCCGGACATCGACATCCCCGCCCAGCTGGTCGACGACGTCGAGCGAGACCGCGGTGCCGGGGTCGAGGCGGCCTGCGAGCAGATCCTGGCCATTCGCGACAGCGGCGCCTTCGACGGTGTGCACCTGGTGCCGGTCAGCCGATACCGAGAGGTCGCGGCACGCCTCGAACGGGAGCTGTGA
- a CDS encoding erythromycin esterase family protein, which yields MTPGIKDTAHAVEAAAVMRLLPARPRLLALGEPTHGEDTLLDLRNELFQQLVEQEGHRSITIESDCMTGLVVDDYVTSGTGTLDEVMERGFSHGFGASAANRELVRWMRAYNDGRPASERLRFAGFDAPLEMTGAASPRQALVGLHDYLAARVDADLLPCAAETLDRLLGADDRWTNAAAVMDPSQSMGRSAEAGELRLLADDLVALLDAQTPCLIAASSRDDWDRARLYGRTATGLLRYHFWMADTSPGRMARLLGLRDSMMAANLLALAERGPALVHAHNRHLQRDKSTMRLGGMPLEWWSAGALVGARLGEGYAFLATALGTIRHHGVGAPPPDTVEGLLYALPEDRYVVDAPRLAAILDDAQPAPRVSPWFGYFPLDPAHLAGNDGIVFVKDVPRS from the coding sequence ATGACTCCTGGCATCAAGGACACCGCTCATGCCGTCGAGGCCGCCGCCGTCATGAGACTGCTGCCGGCCCGGCCGCGGCTGCTCGCACTGGGCGAGCCCACCCACGGTGAGGACACCCTGCTCGACCTGCGGAACGAGCTCTTCCAGCAGCTCGTCGAGCAGGAGGGCCACCGGTCGATCACGATCGAGAGCGACTGCATGACGGGCCTGGTCGTGGACGACTACGTCACCTCGGGCACGGGCACCCTCGACGAGGTCATGGAGCGCGGCTTCAGCCACGGGTTCGGCGCCTCGGCGGCCAACCGCGAGCTCGTGCGCTGGATGCGCGCGTACAACGACGGCCGGCCCGCGTCCGAGCGGCTCCGTTTCGCCGGGTTCGACGCCCCGCTGGAGATGACCGGCGCCGCGAGCCCCCGGCAGGCCCTCGTCGGGCTCCACGACTACCTCGCGGCCCGGGTGGACGCGGACCTGCTCCCTTGCGCCGCGGAAACGCTCGACCGTCTGCTCGGCGCCGACGACCGGTGGACCAATGCCGCCGCGGTGATGGACCCGTCCCAGTCCATGGGGCGATCGGCCGAGGCCGGGGAGCTGCGGCTGCTCGCCGACGATCTGGTGGCACTGCTCGACGCGCAGACGCCGTGCCTGATCGCGGCGTCCTCGCGGGACGACTGGGACCGGGCTCGCCTGTACGGGCGCACCGCCACCGGACTGCTGCGCTACCACTTCTGGATGGCCGACACGTCACCGGGCCGCATGGCGCGGCTGCTGGGCCTGCGGGACTCGATGATGGCCGCCAACCTTCTCGCCCTCGCCGAGCGGGGCCCGGCGCTGGTCCACGCCCACAACCGGCATCTCCAGCGGGACAAGAGCACGATGCGGCTGGGCGGCATGCCGCTGGAGTGGTGGAGCGCCGGCGCGCTCGTCGGCGCCCGCCTGGGCGAGGGGTACGCCTTCCTGGCCACGGCCCTCGGCACGATCCGCCACCACGGTGTGGGCGCCCCGCCTCCGGACACCGTCGAAGGGCTCCTGTACGCGCTCCCGGAGGACCGCTACGTCGTCGACGCCCCTCGACTGGCCGCCATCCTCGACGACGCGCAGCCCGCCCCCCGCGTGTCCCCCTGGTTCGGCTACTTCCCGCTGGACCCGGCCCACCTGGCCGGAAACGACGGGATCGTGTTCGTCAAGGACGTCCCGCGGAGCTAG
- the fusA gene encoding elongation factor G: MRTNLHRHPTDPLTGVRNLGILAHVDAGKTTITERILYVTGATYKRGEVHNGTTVTDFDSQERDRGITIFAAAVSCVWDDHRVNLIDTPGHVDFSDEVERSLRVLDGAIAVFDGVAGVEPQSESVWRQADRYGVPRIAFVNKLDRAGADLDTAVASIRERLRVTPLVVQLPIGQEEEFTGVVDLLRMRSLTWSDGRDTLREGPVPDALLEEAHRRRRLLEEAVAELHPIALEEFCTEAAISAQTLAVALRDLTRTGEGVVVLCGSAYRNRGIEPLLDAVVACLPSPLDVPAVRGTQDGTRDGTVQERAADPAAPFAALVFKVSSTATGRLTYLRVYSGTIERGDAVLDAGARRTERVGRILRVQADRHTEVDRAVAGDIVAVVGLKAARAGATLCALTAPLVLEPPAVADPVVSMAVEVRRSTDTGRFASALARLAEEDPSLVVRTDPETGQTVLSGMGELHLEVAVEKIRRAHGLEISIGRPQVAYRETVVRGVSGLLYRHVKQDGGAGQFAHVVLDVEPLEIAPDAARDNGGAAGFVFRSTVTGGRVPREYVRAVEAGCRDALVEGPLGGHPVTGLRVTLTDGATHPKDSSEMAFQTAGRFALREALRASVMVLLEPLVEVTVTVPDDAIGGVLGDLAARRGRVSGSTSRAGTVVVTATVPLAELFGYATRLRSRTQGRGIFTTRATGYAPVPSEVSSGTPPR; this comes from the coding sequence GTGCGTACCAACCTGCACCGTCATCCCACCGACCCGCTGACCGGCGTCCGCAATCTGGGCATCCTCGCCCACGTTGACGCGGGCAAGACCACCATCACCGAACGGATCCTGTACGTCACCGGCGCCACCTACAAGCGTGGCGAGGTCCACAACGGGACGACCGTCACCGACTTCGACTCCCAGGAGCGCGATCGTGGGATCACCATCTTCGCCGCGGCGGTGAGCTGCGTCTGGGACGATCACCGGGTCAATCTGATCGACACTCCGGGCCACGTCGACTTCTCCGACGAGGTGGAGCGCTCGCTGCGCGTGCTCGACGGCGCGATAGCGGTGTTCGACGGCGTCGCGGGTGTCGAGCCGCAGAGCGAGTCGGTGTGGCGGCAGGCCGACCGGTACGGGGTGCCGCGGATCGCCTTCGTCAACAAGCTGGATCGCGCCGGCGCCGACCTCGACACGGCGGTCGCGTCGATCCGCGAGCGGCTGCGGGTGACCCCGCTGGTCGTCCAGCTGCCGATCGGGCAGGAGGAGGAGTTCACCGGAGTGGTGGACCTGCTGCGCATGCGATCGCTGACCTGGTCCGACGGCCGCGACACGCTCAGGGAGGGCCCGGTGCCGGACGCCCTGCTGGAGGAGGCGCACCGCCGTCGCCGGCTGCTGGAGGAGGCGGTGGCCGAACTGCACCCGATCGCGTTGGAGGAGTTCTGCACGGAGGCGGCGATCTCCGCACAGACCCTCGCCGTCGCGCTGCGCGACCTGACCCGTACCGGTGAGGGCGTGGTGGTGTTGTGCGGATCGGCCTACCGCAACCGCGGGATCGAGCCGCTGCTGGACGCCGTCGTGGCCTGTCTGCCCTCGCCGCTGGACGTGCCGGCGGTACGCGGCACCCAGGACGGCACCCGGGACGGCACGGTGCAGGAGCGGGCCGCCGACCCGGCGGCGCCGTTCGCCGCGCTGGTCTTCAAGGTGAGTTCGACCGCCACCGGGCGGCTGACCTACCTGCGGGTGTACTCGGGAACGATCGAGAGGGGGGACGCGGTGCTGGACGCCGGCGCGCGGCGCACCGAGCGGGTCGGCCGGATCCTGCGGGTGCAGGCCGACCGGCACACGGAGGTGGACCGGGCGGTGGCCGGGGACATCGTCGCGGTGGTCGGGCTGAAGGCGGCCCGCGCCGGGGCCACTCTGTGCGCCCTCACGGCGCCGCTGGTCCTCGAACCACCGGCCGTGGCCGACCCGGTGGTCTCCATGGCGGTCGAGGTCCGCAGGTCCACCGATACCGGCCGGTTCGCGTCGGCGTTGGCACGGCTGGCCGAGGAGGATCCGTCGCTGGTGGTCCGGACCGACCCCGAGACCGGTCAGACGGTGCTGTCGGGGATGGGCGAGCTGCATCTGGAGGTCGCGGTGGAGAAGATCCGCCGTGCTCACGGGCTTGAGATCAGTATCGGCCGGCCGCAGGTGGCCTACCGGGAGACGGTCGTCCGCGGGGTGTCCGGGTTGCTGTACCGGCACGTCAAGCAGGACGGAGGCGCCGGTCAGTTCGCCCACGTCGTCCTCGACGTGGAGCCGCTGGAGATCGCCCCGGACGCTGCCCGTGACAACGGCGGCGCGGCGGGCTTCGTGTTCCGCTCGACCGTCACCGGTGGACGGGTTCCGCGGGAGTACGTCCGGGCGGTGGAGGCCGGTTGCCGGGACGCCCTGGTCGAGGGCCCCCTCGGCGGCCATCCGGTGACCGGCCTGCGGGTCACGCTGACCGACGGAGCCACCCATCCCAAGGACTCCTCGGAGATGGCGTTCCAGACGGCCGGCCGGTTCGCGTTGCGGGAGGCACTGCGCGCCAGCGTGATGGTGCTCCTCGAACCGCTGGTCGAGGTCACGGTCACCGTGCCCGACGACGCCATCGGCGGGGTGCTGGGGGACCTGGCGGCACGGCGCGGCCGGGTCTCGGGCTCGACCTCGCGGGCGGGCACGGTGGTGGTCACCGCGACCGTGCCGCTGGCCGAGCTGTTCGGCTACGCGACCCGGTTGCGTAGCCGGACCCAGGGCAGGGGAATCTTCACCACCCGGGCCACCGGGTACGCCCCGGTGCCGAGCGAGGTGTCCAGCGGAACGCCGCCCCGGTAG
- a CDS encoding CBM96 family carbohydrate-binding protein, with translation MFRRKVAIATALVAAGVATVSVVRVFGDASVAYAATTTLTPVADTYVDTTSATTNYGTSGQLGVDDSPVKRMFLRFDVSGLTGISGAKLRIHTDDVFGAKSDNGGTFTAMSNVSWSETGVTSNNQPAIDGATLGSLGAVTRNAWYEIDVSSYVKGNGSFSIGVTSSSGDGADFDSRESGSTAPQLVLTTGAAPSPTPTPTPPAGDPVLVGAGDIAGSGSGDTATAALLDGIPGTVFTAGDEAYPNGSASNFSTYYEPTWGRFKSRTRPVAGNHEYVTPGASAHYAYFGSAAGDPAKGYYSYNLGGWHVVALNSNCSAVGGCNAGSAQEKWLRADLAANSRACTFAYWHHPRFTSGANHAPDTSVSPLVQALYDNNADVIVTGHNHQYERFAPMNPSGQLDNTRGIRHFVIGTGGAGLYSFGTILPNSQVRNNDTFGVVKFTLHAGGYTWQFVPQAGKTFTDGGTTACH, from the coding sequence ATGTTCAGGCGCAAGGTCGCGATCGCGACCGCCCTGGTCGCCGCCGGCGTGGCCACCGTAAGCGTCGTCAGGGTGTTCGGCGACGCGTCGGTCGCGTACGCGGCGACCACCACCTTGACTCCGGTCGCCGACACCTACGTCGACACAACCTCCGCCACCACCAACTACGGCACCTCCGGCCAGCTCGGTGTGGACGACTCACCGGTCAAGCGGATGTTCCTGCGCTTCGACGTCTCCGGTCTGACGGGGATCAGCGGCGCGAAGCTCCGGATCCACACCGACGACGTCTTCGGTGCGAAGAGCGACAACGGCGGCACCTTCACCGCGATGAGCAACGTCAGCTGGTCGGAGACCGGGGTGACCTCGAACAACCAGCCCGCCATCGACGGCGCGACCCTCGGCTCGCTCGGTGCCGTCACGCGCAACGCGTGGTACGAGATCGACGTGAGCTCGTACGTCAAGGGCAACGGCTCCTTCAGCATCGGCGTCACCTCCTCCAGCGGCGACGGCGCGGACTTCGACTCGCGCGAGAGCGGCTCCACCGCTCCGCAGCTGGTGCTCACGACCGGCGCGGCCCCGTCCCCCACGCCCACCCCCACGCCGCCGGCGGGTGACCCGGTGCTGGTCGGCGCGGGCGACATCGCCGGCTCCGGCAGCGGAGACACCGCGACCGCCGCCCTGCTGGACGGCATCCCGGGAACGGTGTTCACCGCGGGCGACGAGGCCTACCCGAACGGCTCGGCCTCGAACTTCTCCACTTACTACGAGCCCACGTGGGGCCGGTTCAAATCGCGCACCCGTCCGGTCGCCGGCAACCACGAATACGTCACGCCGGGCGCCTCGGCTCATTACGCCTACTTCGGCTCCGCCGCGGGCGACCCGGCCAAGGGGTACTACTCCTACAACCTCGGCGGCTGGCACGTGGTGGCGCTCAACTCCAACTGCTCGGCGGTGGGCGGCTGCAACGCGGGCTCGGCGCAGGAGAAGTGGCTGCGCGCCGACCTCGCGGCCAACTCCAGGGCGTGCACGTTCGCCTACTGGCACCACCCGCGCTTCACCTCAGGCGCGAACCACGCGCCCGACACCTCGGTGAGCCCCCTGGTGCAGGCGCTGTACGACAACAACGCCGACGTGATCGTCACGGGCCACAACCACCAGTACGAGCGGTTCGCCCCGATGAATCCCAGCGGGCAGCTCGACAACACGCGTGGCATCCGGCACTTCGTCATCGGAACGGGAGGGGCCGGTCTCTACAGCTTCGGCACGATTCTGCCCAACAGCCAGGTGCGTAACAACGACACCTTCGGCGTCGTGAAGTTCACCCTTCACGCAGGCGGCTACACCTGGCAGTTCGTGCCCCAGGCGGGCAAGACCTTCACCGACGGCGGCACCACCGCCTGTCACTGA
- a CDS encoding MFS transporter: MYLSTISRPKPAAGPGETGRRRRGAVSANVFALGTVSMVTDISSEMVTAILPLYLIIGLQLSPAAYGAVDGAYTGATVLLGLVGGYLADRVRRRKAVAGVGYGLSAVAKLGFLAAGGSVAAIGLAVTADRAGKGLRSAPRDALITLSTPPAQLGRAFGVHRTMDGVGAFIGPLVALAVLAVAGQQYDAVFVTSFCVAAFGVLILVLFVRDHRGPVPQAGSLSPRQAAGLLRIAGVRRAMIAAALLGLATIGDGFVYLLLRHRENMADVWFPLLAVGTSLSYLLLATPMGALADRVGRLPVTLGGYGALILVYLMLLGPVGGWPLVVAVLVLYGIFYAATNGVLMALAAPLMPERLRTTGLALVQTCQAVAYVGSSVFFGAAWQFWGPTAACVFAVLAGGVAIVATAILLFGINRPTATVEATS; encoded by the coding sequence GTGTATCTGTCCACGATCAGCCGTCCGAAGCCGGCCGCCGGTCCAGGCGAGACCGGCCGGCGCCGGCGGGGGGCGGTCAGCGCCAACGTCTTCGCGCTCGGCACCGTCAGCATGGTCACCGACATCTCCTCCGAGATGGTCACCGCGATCCTGCCGCTGTATCTCATCATCGGTCTCCAGCTCAGCCCCGCCGCCTACGGCGCCGTCGACGGCGCCTACACGGGGGCCACGGTGCTGCTGGGGCTGGTCGGCGGCTACCTGGCCGACCGGGTGCGCCGGCGCAAGGCCGTGGCCGGCGTCGGTTACGGGCTCTCCGCGGTCGCCAAGCTCGGCTTCCTCGCGGCGGGCGGATCGGTCGCCGCGATCGGCCTGGCCGTCACCGCGGACCGCGCGGGCAAGGGACTGCGCAGCGCCCCTCGCGACGCGCTGATCACGTTGTCCACCCCGCCGGCCCAGTTGGGCAGGGCTTTCGGAGTGCATCGGACGATGGACGGCGTGGGCGCCTTCATCGGCCCGCTGGTCGCGCTGGCCGTTCTCGCGGTGGCCGGTCAGCAGTACGACGCGGTGTTCGTCACCAGCTTCTGCGTCGCGGCGTTCGGGGTGCTGATCCTGGTGCTGTTCGTCCGGGACCACCGCGGGCCGGTGCCTCAGGCGGGATCGCTCTCGCCGCGCCAGGCCGCGGGCCTGCTGCGCATCGCGGGCGTGAGGAGGGCCATGATCGCCGCCGCCCTGCTCGGGCTGGCCACCATCGGTGACGGCTTCGTGTATCTCCTGCTGCGGCACCGGGAGAACATGGCCGACGTCTGGTTCCCGCTGCTGGCCGTGGGCACGAGCCTGTCGTATCTCCTGCTCGCCACTCCGATGGGAGCGCTGGCCGATCGCGTCGGACGGCTTCCGGTGACGCTCGGCGGTTACGGCGCGTTGATCCTGGTCTATCTGATGCTCCTCGGCCCGGTCGGCGGATGGCCGCTCGTCGTCGCCGTGCTCGTGCTCTATGGCATCTTCTACGCCGCGACCAACGGGGTGCTGATGGCACTGGCCGCGCCGCTCATGCCCGAACGCCTGCGCACGACCGGCCTCGCGCTGGTGCAGACCTGCCAGGCGGTGGCCTACGTCGGCTCCTCCGTCTTCTTCGGCGCCGCGTGGCAGTTCTGGGGTCCCACCGCCGCGTGCGTGTTCGCCGTACTCGCCGGGGGCGTCGCGATCGTCGCGACGGCGATCCTCCTGTTCGGAATCAACCGGCCGACCGCCACCGTGGAGGCGACGTCATGA
- a CDS encoding TolB family protein yields MSGPSGLSLRARGVIAGSAAALLAVVAVGYAVSARPGPSAPTGSSVVADATARDGGPRIQVLSNGVLSSVSLQDPGGPRNLTSQRCDRAFAAGDTIGCLRPVNPLGATRLVVLDRALRERRSIPLTGFPNRLRVSASGRMVAWTLFIDGHSYSSSGGGFSTRAGILDTRTGTLTESVEGFAATVNGRPYQAADMNVWGVTFADDDNRFYATMSSGGHRYLIEGDFAARTFKTVTDGVECPSLSPDGTRIAFKAAVGGDPARGWRLSVLDLATRATVALAESRSVDDQAIWLNEHTVAYGLQRSDGTNDVWAVPADGTGGPRRLVSGANSPSVDDPGL; encoded by the coding sequence ATGAGCGGACCGAGTGGACTGAGCCTGCGCGCGCGGGGCGTGATCGCCGGTTCCGCGGCCGCCCTGCTGGCCGTCGTGGCCGTCGGCTACGCCGTCAGCGCCCGTCCCGGCCCGTCCGCCCCCACCGGATCGAGCGTGGTGGCGGACGCCACGGCGCGCGACGGCGGCCCCCGGATCCAGGTGCTCAGCAACGGTGTGCTGTCCTCCGTCTCCCTCCAGGACCCGGGTGGCCCGCGAAACCTCACCTCTCAGCGGTGCGACCGCGCTTTTGCGGCCGGGGACACCATCGGCTGCCTGCGCCCGGTGAATCCGCTCGGCGCCACCCGGCTCGTCGTCCTCGATCGAGCTCTCCGGGAACGGCGGTCGATCCCGCTGACCGGTTTTCCCAATCGCCTCCGGGTGTCCGCCAGCGGCCGGATGGTCGCCTGGACGCTGTTCATCGACGGGCACTCCTACTCCTCCTCCGGGGGCGGGTTCTCCACGCGCGCCGGAATTCTCGACACCCGCACCGGCACGCTGACCGAGTCGGTGGAGGGGTTCGCGGCCACGGTCAACGGCCGGCCGTACCAGGCGGCGGACATGAACGTGTGGGGGGTCACCTTCGCCGACGACGACAACCGGTTCTACGCCACGATGTCCTCCGGCGGGCATCGCTACCTCATCGAGGGCGACTTCGCCGCCAGGACGTTCAAGACCGTGACGGACGGGGTCGAGTGTCCCTCCCTCTCCCCGGACGGCACCCGCATCGCGTTCAAGGCCGCCGTCGGCGGGGACCCCGCCCGGGGCTGGCGGTTGTCCGTACTGGACCTGGCCACCAGGGCGACGGTCGCCCTGGCCGAGAGCCGCAGTGTCGACGACCAGGCGATCTGGCTGAACGAGCACACCGTCGCCTACGGCCTGCAGCGCAGCGACGGCACCAACGACGTGTGGGCCGTCCCCGCGGACGGAACCGGCGGCCCCCGGCGGCTCGTCTCCGGGGCCAACTCCCCGTCGGTGGACGATCCCGGTCTCTGA